One Ignavibacteria bacterium genomic window carries:
- a CDS encoding lysozyme inhibitor LprI family protein, with translation MLRLILFLSFTFLFSSQVFSQDDTKHRIDTMLDSCLSITENMSTMGMVECTDKAAKEWDKEMNRVYNKLKQILPADDFEKLQSSQREWIKYKDLEIEAINSIYSKMDGTMYIPMNVSAIMELTRARTIQLQSYLFLFE, from the coding sequence ATGCTCAGATTAATTTTATTTTTAAGTTTTACTTTTTTATTTTCATCACAAGTTTTCTCACAGGATGACACAAAGCACCGAATTGACACAATGCTCGATTCTTGTTTAAGCATAACGGAAAATATGTCAACGATGGGAATGGTTGAATGCACGGATAAAGCCGCAAAAGAATGGGATAAAGAAATGAACCGTGTTTATAACAAGCTCAAACAAATCCTTCCGGCAGATGATTTTGAAAAACTTCAGTCCTCACAGCGTGAATGGATTAAATACAAAGACCTGGAAATCGAGGCAATAAATTCAATTTACAGTAAAATGGACGGAACTATGTATATTCCTATGAACGTCAGCGCAATTATGGAACTCACACGAGCACGAACAATTCAATTACAATCTTATTTATTTTTGTTTGAATAA
- a CDS encoding DMT family transporter: MKQFVILYVYCFINSTHFIVDFRLTPTYSSCSNMGSIIYVHKAYGSQIGPYSTASIRLLIGGVFMIVYFLITGFNPEVKKYYKEYFVIGVLNSGIPFTLFAYAAQHLPASMLAILNSTAPLFGAVFSAIWLSDKLNFQKILGLILGMFGVALTTNIATVSLKTNEILSIAFCLLASMCYGLAGVYMKKKTSHINSTGITGIAQLFGGAFIFPTVFLSDKAFNFNLPVTVNILCLAILCSAIAYLLYYKLVKDVGPTKALTVTFLIPVFGILLSVIFLGEHISINMIGGIILILLGTSLVLNLVKIRARKLKNAHNEATENTEKK, encoded by the coding sequence GTGAAACAATTTGTAATTTTGTATGTATATTGTTTCATAAACTCAACACATTTTATTGTCGATTTCAGACTTACTCCGACTTATTCTTCTTGCAGCAATATGGGGAGCATCATTTATGTTCACAAAGCTTACGGTTCCCAGATTGGACCATATTCAACTGCGTCGATTCGCTTGCTGATAGGTGGAGTTTTTATGATTGTTTATTTTTTAATTACCGGGTTTAATCCTGAGGTTAAAAAGTATTATAAGGAATATTTTGTTATAGGAGTTCTTAACTCGGGGATCCCATTTACATTGTTTGCTTATGCCGCCCAGCATTTGCCCGCATCAATGCTGGCAATTTTAAATTCTACTGCGCCTCTTTTCGGCGCTGTCTTTTCTGCAATATGGCTTTCAGATAAATTAAACTTTCAAAAAATATTAGGGTTAATTCTTGGAATGTTCGGTGTTGCTCTAACTACGAACATTGCTACGGTGAGCTTAAAAACGAATGAAATACTAAGCATCGCTTTTTGTTTGCTCGCGTCAATGTGTTACGGACTTGCAGGTGTTTATATGAAGAAGAAAACCTCGCATATAAACTCAACAGGTATCACCGGCATAGCACAACTTTTTGGAGGAGCATTTATTTTTCCGACCGTATTTTTATCTGATAAAGCGTTTAATTTTAATTTGCCTGTAACGGTAAATATTTTGTGTTTAGCGATTTTGTGCAGTGCAATAGCTTATCTATTATATTATAAACTTGTGAAAGATGTCGGTCCGACAAAAGCACTGACAGTAACTTTTTTGATTCCTGTTTTCGGTATTTTACTTTCGGTTATTTTTCTCGGTGAGCATATTTCCATCAATATGATTGGCGGTATTATATTGATTTTGCTTGGAACGTCGCTGGTGCTAAACTTAGTGAAAATTAGAGCCAGAAAATTGAAAAATGCACACAATGAAGCCACAGAGAACACAGAGAAAAAATAG